A stretch of the Vulcanisaeta souniana JCM 11219 genome encodes the following:
- a CDS encoding SRPBCC family protein: MSILGIEFTVSREIDPGDLERVWRALSDISSMPRYWRGHREIEILNADNNTYIARIRFAFPGPSNRGLARIEVHNDGKLVLINYVKGPIKGYVMNYISGNSLISQWNISISPLFLIMKSWIKRHFMSGTSNALARIIGDET; encoded by the coding sequence ATGTCAATACTGGGCATAGAGTTTACAGTAAGTAGGGAGATAGACCCAGGGGATTTGGAGAGGGTGTGGCGGGCACTTAGTGACATTAGTAGCATGCCTAGGTACTGGAGGGGCCATAGGGAAATAGAAATACTTAATGCAGATAATAATACGTACATTGCCAGGATTAGGTTCGCATTCCCTGGACCAAGTAATAGGGGCCTTGCCAGGATTGAGGTACATAATGATGGTAAACTCGTATTAATAAATTACGTGAAGGGCCCGATAAAGGGTTACGTTATGAATTACATAAGTGGAAACTCATTGATTAGTCAGTGGAACATTAGTATAAGCCCGCTCTTCCTAATAATGAAGTCCTGGATAAAGAGACACTTCATGAGCGGTACTAGTAATGCATTGGCACGGATAATCGGCGATGAGACCTAA